A portion of the Streptomyces sp. YPW6 genome contains these proteins:
- a CDS encoding TraR/DksA C4-type zinc finger protein, whose translation MVAKKAAKKTVKKAAAKKTAARKAAAGDKPAASKSTAKKTAKKAAPAATEAARAAEQTGAPTVVAKKSASRPAAGAQATAPVPPARAAAPDELAVRPGEDPWTPEEVTEARTLLSSEILRLGSELEASGAALAGLMRDSGDGAGDDEADTGTKNITREHELSLAANAQEMLEQTERALARLEAGTYGLCEICGKPIGKARMQAFPRATLCVEDKQKQERRG comes from the coding sequence ATGGTGGCGAAGAAGGCAGCGAAGAAGACGGTGAAGAAGGCCGCCGCCAAGAAGACCGCGGCCAGGAAGGCGGCGGCCGGCGACAAGCCCGCCGCCTCGAAGAGCACCGCCAAGAAGACCGCGAAAAAGGCCGCACCGGCGGCCACGGAGGCGGCCCGGGCCGCCGAGCAGACGGGAGCCCCCACGGTGGTAGCCAAGAAGAGCGCGAGTCGTCCGGCAGCAGGCGCACAGGCCACGGCCCCCGTGCCGCCCGCCCGTGCCGCCGCCCCGGACGAGCTGGCCGTCCGGCCCGGCGAGGATCCCTGGACGCCCGAGGAGGTCACCGAGGCCCGCACCCTGCTGAGCAGCGAGATCCTGCGGCTCGGCAGTGAGCTGGAGGCCTCCGGCGCGGCCCTCGCCGGGCTGATGCGGGACTCGGGCGACGGCGCGGGCGACGACGAGGCCGACACCGGCACCAAGAACATCACCCGCGAGCACGAACTGTCGCTCGCCGCCAACGCCCAGGAGATGCTGGAGCAGACCGAGCGGGCGCTGGCCCGGCTTGAGGCGGGAACGTACGGGCTGTGCGAGATCTGCGGCAAGCCGATCGGCAAGGCGCGCATGCAGGCCTTCCCCCGGGCGACCCTGTGCGTCGAGGACAAGCAGAAGCAGGAGCGGCGCGGCTGA